The following coding sequences lie in one Pontibacter sp. G13 genomic window:
- a CDS encoding GNAT family N-acetyltransferase, translating into MESTYFTPRLVLQRVVPADATDIFEAYAHDPRVAKYMRWKPHQSVADSEAFVKMLEKEKKRKGGHQAWAIRLRETSQLIGLVGLDVFPPKVHLGYVLGHPWWGNGYVSEAVKTMIDAAFQLPAVFRVEGICEASHEASGRVMTKGGMSYEGLLRSHTVLPNISEAPSDMRMYAIVRDDWETLKKGDMKVSTNPSPARST; encoded by the coding sequence ATGGAATCTACATACTTCACCCCACGTCTTGTCCTCCAGCGGGTAGTACCTGCTGATGCGACCGATATATTCGAGGCTTATGCCCATGATCCTCGGGTAGCCAAGTACATGCGATGGAAACCTCACCAATCCGTTGCCGATTCCGAGGCGTTTGTCAAGATGCTGGAAAAGGAGAAAAAGCGGAAAGGAGGCCATCAAGCTTGGGCCATACGCCTTCGCGAAACCAGTCAACTCATTGGATTGGTAGGACTAGATGTCTTCCCACCCAAAGTACACCTCGGATATGTCCTCGGACATCCCTGGTGGGGAAATGGCTACGTTTCCGAAGCCGTCAAAACCATGATTGACGCAGCTTTCCAACTGCCAGCTGTCTTTCGGGTAGAAGGAATTTGCGAAGCCTCCCATGAGGCTTCCGGCAGAGTGATGACCAAAGGAGGGATGTCCTACGAAGGACTACTTCGCAGTCATACTGTACTGCCCAATATCTCCGAGGCGCCAAGCGACATGCGTATGTATGCCATTGTTCGTGATGACTGGGAAACCCTCAAAAAGGGTGATATGAAGGTATCCACGAACCCATCCCCTGCCCGATCTACCTGA
- a CDS encoding HNH endonuclease, with protein sequence MQVLVLNQDYQAISICEPERALVLVWMDKAEMVADVAERKLRSVRTEFAFPSVIRLRSYVQLPFRKVSLTRENIFRRDGYTCGYCGSTKDLTLDHIVPKSQGGGFTWKNLVTACRPCNVEKGDQSLEEYGKSLRHKPFRPSFIMYMSQFHGQVDINWRPFLYMS encoded by the coding sequence ATGCAAGTGCTCGTACTCAACCAAGATTACCAAGCCATCAGCATTTGTGAGCCCGAACGTGCGCTCGTGCTGGTATGGATGGACAAAGCCGAGATGGTGGCCGATGTGGCGGAGCGGAAGCTTCGGTCTGTCAGGACCGAATTCGCATTTCCTTCTGTGATCCGGCTGAGATCCTATGTACAACTTCCCTTTCGTAAGGTGTCCCTGACCCGAGAGAATATCTTTCGCCGAGATGGATACACTTGCGGCTATTGCGGAAGTACCAAGGATCTCACCTTGGACCACATCGTGCCCAAATCTCAGGGCGGGGGATTCACTTGGAAAAACCTCGTGACCGCCTGCAGACCTTGCAATGTCGAAAAGGGTGACCAGTCCTTGGAGGAATACGGTAAGTCATTGCGCCACAAGCCCTTCCGACCAAGTTTCATCATGTATATGAGCCAGTTCCACGGACAGGTGGATATCAACTGGAGACCATTTCTATATATGTCGTAG
- a CDS encoding RtcB family protein, with translation MAKIKKKHLLRIGFEQSDSIKEALLAVQHESLQRKGRESILQTLQVVLQDPEAFLNHQILAPVAKQLVPDAHTDNPDAPIFPELRTEPVPTQIYGGQGIERGAREQIEISAMLPIARATALMPDAHQGYGLPIGGVLATEGAIIPYAVGVDIGCRMSLSVFPIKANRLNGSHHAYENMLKAHTTFGAGRGPAEPMQAEVLEDPLFREIAIVKQLHGKAIKQIGSSGSGNHFVEFGEVEILDPDNEWGLPTGTYVGLLSHSGSRGLGAAIAQHYTQIAMDKTRLPKKAKQLAWLDLASSAGAEYWEAMNLAGRYASACHDHIHRRISRDLGEKPLFKVENHHNFAWKERLADGTEVLVHRKGATPAAKGELGMIPGSMTAPGFIVRGKGNPQSLGSASHGAGRLMSRSRAKQSITKHQMRKILKEHRVTLIGGAVDEAPIAYKDIHQVMAAQRDLVDVIGMFQPRIVRMATE, from the coding sequence ATGGCAAAAATTAAGAAAAAGCACTTGCTCAGAATTGGGTTCGAACAAAGTGATTCGATCAAAGAAGCACTTCTAGCTGTCCAACACGAATCCTTGCAGCGGAAGGGACGAGAATCCATCCTGCAGACTTTGCAGGTAGTGCTTCAAGATCCAGAAGCCTTTTTGAACCATCAAATATTGGCACCAGTGGCCAAACAACTGGTGCCAGACGCACATACAGATAATCCCGATGCGCCTATTTTTCCGGAACTTAGAACGGAACCCGTTCCCACGCAGATCTATGGCGGACAGGGAATCGAACGTGGCGCAAGGGAGCAAATAGAAATCAGTGCCATGCTCCCCATTGCGAGAGCCACTGCATTGATGCCGGATGCCCACCAAGGATATGGATTGCCCATCGGCGGAGTACTTGCGACCGAAGGTGCCATCATTCCTTATGCAGTGGGCGTAGATATTGGATGTCGAATGAGCCTTTCGGTCTTTCCGATCAAAGCCAATCGACTGAATGGCAGTCATCATGCGTATGAGAATATGCTCAAAGCTCATACAACTTTTGGCGCGGGCAGAGGGCCTGCGGAGCCCATGCAAGCCGAAGTGTTGGAAGATCCGCTGTTCCGTGAAATTGCCATCGTCAAGCAACTTCATGGCAAGGCCATCAAACAGATTGGCTCCTCCGGATCTGGGAATCATTTCGTGGAATTTGGTGAAGTGGAAATCCTAGACCCAGACAACGAATGGGGGCTTCCGACGGGCACCTATGTAGGATTGTTGTCTCACTCAGGTTCACGAGGACTAGGGGCTGCAATCGCCCAGCACTACACCCAAATTGCGATGGACAAGACTCGTTTGCCCAAAAAGGCCAAGCAATTGGCATGGCTCGACCTAGCTTCTTCGGCTGGTGCAGAGTATTGGGAAGCCATGAATCTTGCAGGTAGATATGCTTCCGCATGTCACGACCATATTCATCGTAGGATCAGTCGTGATCTGGGAGAAAAGCCACTGTTCAAGGTGGAAAATCATCACAACTTTGCATGGAAAGAGCGCTTGGCGGATGGCACCGAGGTCCTGGTTCATCGAAAAGGCGCCACTCCAGCGGCAAAAGGTGAGTTGGGTATGATCCCAGGATCCATGACCGCTCCTGGCTTCATCGTCAGGGGGAAAGGCAATCCTCAATCCCTTGGGTCCGCTTCACATGGGGCAGGACGATTGATGTCGAGATCGCGAGCCAAGCAGTCGATCACCAAGCACCAGATGAGAAAGATCCTCAAAGAACACAGGGTCACCCTCATTGGAGGTGCAGTGGATGAAGCTCCGATTGCCTACAAGGATATCCATCAAGTCATGGCCGCACAGCGCGATCTGGTGGACGTAATCGGAATGTTTCAGCCGAGAATCGTCCGGA